The Polynucleobacter necessarius genome has a window encoding:
- a CDS encoding peptidylprolyl isomerase: protein MMCSNRFNQVLAAMILASTAFMSQLAFAQDGSKTATDSKIRNIDGVAAVVNTGYVTRKEIDDRIAALQKQGSKLPDAATLRKTVLERLIVEKIQFQNAEQEGVAVSNKELDKIIGDIAAKNKLTIAELKVKIAATGSTYDRYRQMLRDDVIISRYREREVEGKIKISDAEVDNFIIDRNREVAGAGRATRSTPAAKGEPEEIDVAQIFIPVDASAGAGAQAAAKKQAESLLREARGDVDFLQLGAMAAKDNPKIKFQELGYRTPDRLPQLFYEAVRNTGSGQLANAVVKSPAGYHVLKVLDRRALVAGAPEPQQAAPQESATTPQNIMVTQTLSRHILLRSRAGLTDQDAERRLAGYRDQVRAKTADFGELAKKYSEDGSAANGGNLGWMGPGDLVPEFDQAMNRLQIGEVSNPVKTEFGWHLIQVLERREAQLTLEKQRQFARAAIRERKFEQAYQDWLRELRDTATVKIINADDPAASPR from the coding sequence ATGATGTGTAGTAATCGATTTAACCAAGTCCTTGCGGCCATGATTTTGGCCTCTACTGCTTTTATGTCTCAGCTCGCGTTTGCACAAGATGGCTCAAAGACTGCGACTGATAGCAAAATTCGTAATATTGATGGTGTTGCAGCGGTTGTAAATACTGGCTACGTCACACGTAAAGAGATTGATGATCGTATCGCAGCTTTACAAAAGCAGGGAAGTAAACTTCCCGATGCTGCTACTTTACGCAAGACGGTGCTTGAACGTCTCATTGTTGAAAAGATTCAGTTCCAAAATGCCGAGCAAGAAGGTGTTGCGGTAAGCAATAAAGAGCTCGACAAGATTATTGGCGATATTGCGGCTAAGAATAAATTAACCATTGCAGAGTTGAAGGTAAAAATTGCCGCTACTGGCAGTACCTATGATCGCTATCGTCAAATGTTGCGTGATGATGTGATTATTAGTCGCTATCGTGAGCGCGAGGTAGAAGGCAAGATCAAGATTTCTGATGCAGAGGTGGATAATTTCATTATTGATCGTAATCGTGAAGTAGCTGGCGCAGGTAGGGCGACGCGTTCTACTCCAGCTGCTAAAGGTGAGCCAGAAGAAATCGACGTAGCTCAAATTTTTATTCCAGTGGATGCAAGTGCAGGTGCTGGTGCTCAGGCTGCAGCAAAGAAGCAGGCGGAATCTTTATTGCGTGAAGCGCGTGGTGATGTCGATTTTTTGCAGCTTGGTGCAATGGCTGCAAAAGACAATCCAAAAATTAAGTTTCAAGAGTTGGGTTACCGTACACCAGATCGCTTGCCACAATTATTTTATGAAGCTGTGAGAAATACGGGTAGTGGGCAACTTGCTAATGCAGTGGTAAAGAGCCCCGCTGGCTATCACGTACTCAAGGTTCTTGATCGACGTGCCTTAGTTGCTGGCGCTCCTGAGCCGCAGCAAGCTGCTCCTCAAGAAAGTGCCACTACCCCACAAAACATCATGGTGACACAGACTTTGTCTCGTCATATCTTGTTGCGTAGTCGCGCAGGCTTAACGGATCAAGACGCTGAAAGACGATTGGCTGGTTATCGCGATCAAGTTCGTGCAAAGACTGCTGATTTTGGCGAACTGGCTAAAAAGTATTCTGAAGATGGATCTGCTGCGAATGGTGGCAATCTGGGTTGGATGGGTCCCGGTGATTTGGTTCCAGAATTTGATCAAGCAATGAATCGCTTGCAAATTGGTGAAGTCAGTAACCCAGTGAAGACCGAGTTTGGTTGGCATTTGATTCAGGTACTCGAGCGTCGTGAAGCGCAATTAACTCTGGAGAAGCAGCGTCAATTTGCCCGTGCAGCAATCCGTGAGCGTAAGTTCGAACAGGCTTATCAAGATTGGTTACGTGAATTACGCGACACCGCTACGGTGAAGATCATTAATGCAGATGATCCAGCAGCCAGTCCTCGTTAA
- a CDS encoding LPS-assembly protein LptD produces the protein MSHYRRRAGLCAPLFLAVTLRVIMGVALSQFALSTMAQAPAPLPPSAQSLGRSANSVLIPDRGDVIVLKLDDQLRVGKPINDGQALTFTSSDSIDGIVGREMRLKGRAQIRRNGAVIKADEIKYDPDSDVANLLGNTEFSKGNASFKGPKARFRVDAREGEMESPNYELRDNRASGNAKKLTIETADVFVFDKATYTTCTPENLDWYFTASTLEIDNEQKEMVGTHGVMRFFDVPIAYVPYFTAPTSNQRRSGILAPVAGYNSNNGIDVTQPYYVNIAPNRDLLLLPRVVGQRGVQLGAKYQFLDKQYAGNLMGDYLPYDRKTGTARWRYDWQQRQNFSGGLLGMGGIPIAGAWTGYANMARVSDNLYPTDFSQSIAGAVTNRFRQEVGTTKNLTGSLSSWTVAARAMTFQTLQPDPTVTVQSPYNILPNITATYNSRLTPTVGDVSGKYITLPSGPITTFSTDYTHFAYNIGGNLQATAPGAYSQADRTVIKGAMALPQITPGYYITPKVSFQSNTYNATPYNPVGAPAAQGFTIPTFSLDSGLAFERDATELKGFFGRDMLLTMEPRAFYVYTPYQSQAQTPLFDTADAGFGMTQIFSENTFIGNDRIADNNKLTGGLTSRMIEASTGAERANVTLAQRRAFTAQKVGLNGNILNPTTYSDTLGSASVRLLGNFSAAMFGQYNTQLNKFVQTTVGGSWRPTPGRNLNFGYRNVWSPPIQPSIQNNTPGTLAQTTTDQYNISGQWPLTREVSVLGGWGYDALTTKTLNTLLALEWMKDCWTLRGAYSQMLNTSQITTTQVLFQIEFRGVGSAGSNPVDIMKLNVPGYMPTSKPIPPSIYENYQ, from the coding sequence ATGAGTCATTATCGCCGTCGCGCCGGCCTTTGCGCCCCTCTTTTTTTAGCTGTCACCCTGCGCGTAATCATGGGGGTTGCATTGTCGCAATTTGCCCTCTCAACTATGGCCCAGGCACCCGCACCTTTGCCCCCTTCCGCGCAGTCCTTAGGTAGATCTGCCAACTCCGTTTTAATACCTGACCGGGGTGATGTTATCGTCCTTAAGTTAGACGATCAACTACGAGTTGGAAAACCGATTAATGATGGGCAGGCTTTAACGTTTACTTCTAGCGATTCGATTGATGGAATTGTTGGTCGTGAAATGCGCTTAAAGGGACGCGCACAAATTCGTCGTAATGGTGCAGTGATTAAAGCGGATGAAATTAAATACGATCCTGATTCTGATGTGGCGAACTTATTGGGCAATACTGAATTTTCAAAAGGCAACGCATCTTTCAAGGGACCCAAAGCGCGTTTTAGAGTGGATGCGCGTGAAGGAGAAATGGAAAGCCCCAACTACGAGCTGCGTGATAACCGCGCTAGTGGTAATGCAAAAAAATTAACGATTGAAACTGCTGATGTATTTGTGTTTGATAAGGCCACCTACACAACCTGTACCCCAGAAAACTTAGATTGGTATTTCACGGCAAGCACTTTGGAGATTGATAACGAGCAAAAAGAAATGGTTGGTACGCATGGGGTCATGCGATTCTTTGATGTACCAATTGCTTACGTACCTTACTTCACTGCGCCAACATCAAATCAACGGCGCTCCGGAATCTTGGCACCAGTAGCTGGCTATAATTCCAATAATGGTATTGATGTGACCCAGCCTTACTATGTCAATATTGCGCCAAATCGTGATTTGCTATTACTGCCCCGGGTCGTGGGTCAACGTGGAGTGCAGTTGGGCGCTAAATATCAGTTTTTGGATAAACAGTATGCCGGCAACCTAATGGGAGATTATCTTCCCTACGACCGCAAAACTGGAACTGCTCGTTGGCGTTATGACTGGCAGCAGAGACAAAACTTCAGTGGTGGCTTATTGGGAATGGGTGGCATCCCCATTGCTGGTGCCTGGACTGGATATGCCAATATGGCGCGGGTTTCGGATAACTTGTATCCAACCGACTTTTCACAAAGTATTGCTGGTGCAGTTACCAATCGGTTTCGTCAAGAAGTTGGTACCACCAAGAACTTGACTGGCAGCTTAAGTAGCTGGACGGTTGCCGCAAGAGCGATGACTTTTCAGACCCTTCAGCCTGATCCCACAGTGACAGTACAGTCCCCATACAATATTTTGCCGAATATCACTGCCACCTATAACAGTCGTTTAACTCCAACGGTTGGCGATGTCAGCGGAAAATACATTACCTTGCCATCAGGCCCTATAACAACGTTTTCAACGGATTACACCCATTTTGCATACAACATTGGTGGGAACTTGCAAGCAACTGCCCCGGGTGCATACAGCCAGGCAGACCGAACTGTAATTAAAGGCGCCATGGCACTACCGCAGATTACCCCTGGCTATTACATCACTCCAAAGGTGAGCTTTCAGTCCAATACCTACAATGCAACTCCTTATAACCCTGTGGGCGCTCCGGCTGCCCAGGGTTTCACTATCCCCACATTTAGTCTTGATTCAGGTTTGGCATTCGAAAGAGATGCCACTGAATTAAAAGGTTTTTTTGGGCGTGATATGTTGCTTACGATGGAGCCAAGAGCGTTTTATGTCTACACACCATATCAAAGTCAGGCACAAACCCCTTTATTTGATACAGCAGATGCTGGTTTTGGTATGACTCAAATCTTTAGTGAAAATACATTTATTGGTAATGACCGTATCGCAGATAACAATAAGCTTACGGGCGGTTTAACTAGTCGCATGATTGAGGCGAGTACTGGTGCTGAGCGAGCTAACGTTACTCTTGCACAACGTCGGGCCTTTACAGCTCAGAAGGTAGGCCTTAACGGAAATATCCTAAACCCTACAACGTATTCCGACACCTTGGGGTCTGCCTCTGTGCGTCTTTTGGGTAACTTTAGTGCAGCTATGTTTGGGCAGTACAACACCCAGTTAAATAAATTTGTTCAGACAACAGTTGGTGGAAGCTGGCGCCCAACCCCGGGTAGAAATTTGAACTTTGGTTATAGAAACGTATGGTCACCTCCCATTCAACCATCAATACAAAATAATACGCCGGGCACGCTAGCTCAGACCACTACTGATCAGTACAACATCTCTGGTCAATGGCCTCTTACTCGGGAGGTTTCAGTATTAGGCGGATGGGGTTATGACGCCCTAACGACCAAAACCTTAAATACCTTGCTAGCCCTTGAGTGGATGAAGGATTGCTGGACTCTACGTGGCGCCTATTCTCAAATGCTGAATACCTCGCAAATAACCACTACCCAGGTTTTATTCCAAATAGAATTTAGGGGAGTTGGTAGCGCTGGTAGCAATCCAGTTGATATCATGAAGCTAAATGTTCCTGGATATATGCCTACTTCTAAGCCTATACCACCTTCAATATATGAGAACTATCAATGA
- a CDS encoding aminoglycoside phosphotransferase family protein, producing MTDSRLDSLRSWLKGLEPSWQLDLPTLAPASADASFRRYFRIESKKPDFPTLIVMDAPPQHEPLDAFIKVDLLLESAGLNVPKILEKNLGEGFLLLNDLGTKTYLAELNSESADHLYKDATHALVQMQLASKPDVLPNYDEALLQRELDLFPEWYLKKHLQIELTELQHFQVKQAFELIIQNNLAQAKVYVHRDYHSRNLMMTEKNNPGVIDFQDAVYGPITYDAASLWRDAYIAWPEERVIDWVIKFWEAGRKAGLPMPEDFGQFYRDFEWMGLQRHLKVLGIFARLFHRDGKDGYLKDIPLVLEYAIATANRYIELKPLARILESTRPAKE from the coding sequence ATGACTGACTCTCGCTTAGACTCCCTCCGTAGCTGGCTAAAAGGCCTTGAACCTAGCTGGCAATTAGATCTCCCCACTTTGGCCCCCGCCTCGGCAGATGCCAGCTTTCGACGGTATTTCCGGATTGAGTCCAAAAAGCCAGATTTTCCGACTTTAATCGTGATGGATGCCCCACCCCAACATGAGCCGTTGGACGCCTTTATTAAGGTCGACTTATTGCTTGAAAGTGCGGGTTTAAATGTTCCAAAAATTCTAGAAAAAAATTTAGGCGAGGGGTTTCTTTTACTCAACGATCTTGGCACCAAAACCTACCTCGCAGAACTCAATTCTGAGAGTGCCGACCATCTCTACAAAGATGCGACGCATGCTTTAGTACAAATGCAATTAGCAAGCAAACCAGATGTCCTGCCAAATTATGATGAGGCACTCTTACAACGTGAGCTCGATTTATTTCCTGAGTGGTATCTCAAGAAGCATTTGCAAATCGAATTAACTGAACTTCAACATTTTCAAGTTAAGCAAGCATTTGAACTCATCATTCAAAATAATCTTGCACAAGCAAAAGTCTACGTTCATCGCGACTATCACTCACGCAATCTGATGATGACCGAAAAAAATAATCCTGGCGTGATCGATTTTCAAGACGCAGTTTATGGTCCCATCACTTACGATGCTGCCTCACTCTGGCGTGATGCTTATATTGCATGGCCTGAAGAACGCGTGATTGATTGGGTGATTAAATTTTGGGAAGCCGGCCGCAAAGCAGGATTGCCAATGCCAGAGGATTTTGGTCAATTCTATCGTGACTTTGAATGGATGGGCTTACAGCGACATCTCAAAGTTTTAGGTATTTTTGCAAGGCTGTTTCATCGCGATGGTAAAGATGGCTATCTCAAAGATATTCCATTGGTGCTTGAGTATGCGATTGCTACTGCAAATCGCTATATCGAATTAAAGCCTTTGGCACGTATTTTGGAATCAACACGTCCTGCCAAGGAATAA
- the murU gene encoding N-acetylmuramate alpha-1-phosphate uridylyltransferase MurU: MNQYNLIPCFLLAAGRGQRMRPLTDELPKPLLTIKNKSLLARHLEALSAAGLKKVVINHAWLGNKIEEALGNGSQFDLNITYSPETSALETAGGIRKALPLLSPSDYFLVINGDVFSPNLLIQGLLDRVSTLRSMPNQPLAHLLMVPNPIQHPEGDFYLKDSKVTNEPLDGAEKLTFSGIGLYHRDLFKDIELNVLTKLAPLLREAMAKNQVFGEKYVGPWHDVGTPQRLQELNAAHE, from the coding sequence ATGAATCAGTACAATCTCATTCCATGTTTTTTGCTGGCTGCCGGTCGTGGCCAGCGTATGCGCCCGCTAACGGATGAATTGCCTAAACCGCTGCTCACCATCAAAAATAAGTCCTTGCTTGCCAGGCATTTAGAGGCTTTAAGTGCGGCAGGCCTAAAAAAGGTTGTCATCAATCATGCTTGGCTTGGTAACAAGATTGAGGAAGCCCTAGGAAATGGCAGTCAATTTGATCTAAATATCACCTACTCCCCAGAAACTAGTGCGCTTGAAACTGCTGGGGGCATTCGCAAAGCACTCCCTTTGCTGAGCCCCAGTGATTATTTCTTGGTGATTAATGGGGATGTTTTTAGCCCAAATCTACTAATTCAGGGACTTTTGGATCGAGTTTCTACCTTACGCAGCATGCCAAATCAGCCTTTGGCCCATCTTTTAATGGTTCCAAACCCAATTCAGCATCCTGAGGGGGACTTTTATCTGAAAGACTCCAAAGTGACTAACGAACCACTAGATGGAGCAGAAAAACTCACCTTTTCCGGCATTGGGCTTTATCACCGAGATCTCTTCAAAGATATAGAGTTAAATGTACTCACTAAGTTAGCCCCACTCCTCAGGGAGGCTATGGCCAAAAATCAAGTGTTCGGTGAAAAATATGTCGGTCCGTGGCACGATGTAGGTACACCTCAACGATTACAAGAGCTCAATGCAGCACATGAATAA